AGCAACGACCGGAATGGACAACATTTGTTCTGCATGGAACATAATTGGACCAATGAGTGGAAAAGGTTCTGTGCGTGTTCAATCGCATATTCCACGTGCGAAAAAGAAGAATTCCGGGGAGATGGCCGATGCCTGGTCCCGAGACTGTGCAGACGATTGCCAAACGCAAAGATTGATAGGATATCCCACCGATCATCTGCATAATTCTTGTGAGGACACTCATGACCAGCATCGAAGCAGACGTCAGGGAGATCAAGGAGAGCATCAGGGAGCTCACCAAGAAGATCGATCTTCTCCTCGATGAGCGGGAGAGGATGGCAGTAATGAAACTCTCTGAGCGGTCGCTCTCTGCCTTTCTCCTTGAGGAGCCCGACCTCTATACCGTCCGGGATGTCAGGGCTGTGTACCGATGAAAGGGACGATCGTTCTGATACCGTTTCCCTTCACCGATCTCACGGCAACAAAGCTGCGTCCTGCACTCGTCCTCTATGAAGGTGACCGCGATGTTGTCCTTGCCTTCATCTCGTCAAAGATCCATGCCGGACCCGCTTCGGCAGGGGTTATGGTGACCACTTCCCACGCAAGTTTCTTGAAGAGCGGTCTCAAAGTCGATTCAGTGATCCGACTGGACAAGATTGCAACAGTCTTGAAAGATTTGATGGTCGGTGAACTTGGAGAACTTGATGACGACCTCAGGGCTGAGGTCAATGCAAAACTCGCTGTGCTGTTCCGGCTCTGACCCGAAGCGAAGGCTGACCCTTCGGACTCTCCAATCGACGAGACCCCCGGGCTTGTAGAGATATCCACTGCAAACGGATCCCTGTAACCCGAATCGGGCCTCTATATTGTGATAGCGGTGTTCCCCTGCTTTGCCGCAAGTCAAGCAGCCGGATTAGTGTTGAGGTCATTCTAAAATGCGGTGGGGAAGTGCTCCTCTCTCTTCTGTTCCGGTCCCGGGTATCTGGGGAAGCCGTCAGATGTGAACATCCCCGGCTGCCAACTGCCCGTGCGGACTCTCCTGGGAGCACCGACCACCCTGGTGGTACTTGAATAGTCGGGTTCGGAAAAAGTGGGGTTATTCCCTGAGCACATGCCGGTTCCAGTCCACCAAACCCCGCACTCCAATCGATACACTCTATACGCCCAGAGGCCGATACTATTCCAGAAAATGGATACCCCCGCCCTCTCCGTCGTCCTCCCCGCACTCAACGAGGAAGCCACCATCGGCGAGTGCATCGAAAAGATCCGGCAGGTCTTTGCCGATCTTTCGATCGACGGCGAGATCATCATCGCCGACTCGTCCGACGACCGGACGGCGGCGATCGCCCGGGACCTCGGGGCCACGGTCGTCCGGCCGGAGAAGCGGGGCTACGGGAACGCCTACCTCGCGGGGCTCGCGTGCGCCCGGGGGGATTACATCGTCATCGGGGACGCGGACAACACCTACGACTTCCTCGAGATCCCGAAGTTCCTCGCTCCGCTCGATGCCGGCGCCGACATGGTCCTCGGCTCCCGGCTCCGGGGAGAGATCCGGCCCGGGGCCATGCCCGCCCTCCACCGCTACGTGGGTAACCCCCTCCTCACCCGGCTCCTCAACCGGGTATTCGGCATCCGGATATCGGATGCGCACACGGGCCTCCGGGCGTTCCGGCGGGAGGCGCTCGAGCGGCTGAACTTGAAGACCGGGGGGATGGAGTTTGCAAGCGAGATGATCATCGAGGCGGCGAAGGCCAACCTCCGGATCGACGAAGTTCCCATCACCTACTCCGCCCGGGTCGCGCCCTCGAAACTGCAGAGCTTCTCCGACGGCTGGCGGCACGTCCGGTTCATGCTCCTCTACCGGCCGATCCCCTTCATCACCGTCCCCGGGCTGCTCTTCACTATCTTCGGCTTCTTTTTGATGGTCATCTTCCTCTTCCGGGGCGACGTTGAGACCTCGTTCATCCACTCCTTCATCCTCGGCGCCCTCTTCTTCGTCGGCGGGCTCCAGGCGCTCTTTGCGGGGATCAACATCGCCGTCTACTCGGCCGTCCAGGGCTACGGCGAGGCAGGATCGTTCATCTCCCGGCTCATGAACTACCACAACCTCGAGTGGGAACTCCTCGCCGGTATCCTGCTGATGGCCGGCGGCGGCCTCGTCGGGCTCGGCATCCTCCGGGACTGGGCCGCCACAGGGTTCGGCCCGCTCTTCCAGATTGCAAACGCCGTCTGGGCGCTGGCCCTCTTCCTCGCCGGGATGCAGGTCGTCTTCTCCGGGATCTTTACGAGCATGATGCTCCTGAAACGCGGCGAAGGGCCGGACTGACGCCCCGCGAACCGCCGGGGCAGGGCGCTCCGTCCCGCAATATCGATTTTAAATGCTCTGTTTGCCATTCAGGGCCCGTTAATCTGAGATCGATCCTGTTATATATGGTTGGCGGTACAGTGTGACCCGGAGGAACTGCAAATGGTCATTTTATCAACCAACCAGCAGGAGATAGCAGAAAGGATCGATGCAGGCACCGCCGCGGAAGTCTGGCGGGACTGGAGGTGGCAGGTCCGGCATGCGATCACCGATATCTCCACGTTCGAGCGGCTGCTCGGCGTATCGTTCGGAGAGGACGACCGGCGGGCGCTGGAAGAGACCGCGAGCAGGTTCCCCCTGCGGATAACACCGTATTACCTCTCGCTCATCGACGCGAAGGACATCTGGAACGACCCGATCTTCATGCAGTGCTTCCCGTCGCCGGCCGAGCTGCAGGTCGAGCCTGATGATCTGGCGGACCCGCTCGCCGAGGACGCCGACAGCCCCGCCCCCTGCATCACCCACCGCTACCCCGACCGGGTGCTCTTCCTGGTCAGCAACGTCTGCGCCATGTACTGCCGGCACTGCACCAGGAAGCGGAAGGTAGGGGACGTCGACTCCATCCCGTCGGAAGCCGAGATCGTCGAGAGCCTCGACTACATCCGGGAGAACCCCGGTATCCGGGACGTCCTCCTCTCCGGGGGCGACCCGTTCATGCTCCCCGACGACTACCTCGACTGGATCCTGACCGAACTCGACGACATCGAGCACGTCGAGGTGGTCCGGATCGGCAGCCGGATCCCGGTCGTCCTCCCCTACCGGGTCACGGAGGACCTCGTCGCGATGCTTGCCCGCCACCACCCGCTCTGGGTGAACACCCACTTCAACCACCCGGCGGAGATCACCGCGTCCTCGGAGAAAGCGCTCGCACGGCTTGCCGATGCCGGCATACCGCTCGGTAACCAGACCGTCCTCCTGGCGGGGGTGAACGACTGCCCCCGGATCATGAAGACCCTGGTGCAGAAACTCGTCCGGAACCGGGTCCGCCCCTACTATCTCTACCAGTGCGATCTCTCCGAGGGGCTCGCCCACTTCCGCACCCCGGTCTCCAAGGGGATCGAGATCATCGAGAGCCTCATCGGGCATACCAGTGGTTTTGCGGTCCCGACCTACGTCATCGATGCTCCCGGGGGCGGCGGGAAGATCCCGGTGATGCCCCAGTACCTCATCTCCTGGGCCACGAACCGGGTGGTGCTGCGCAACTTCGAGGGGGTGATCACCACCTACCGGGAGCCCGACTCCTACGAGCCGGTCTGGTGCGACCGCAAGTGCGCGACCTGCGGGCAGTACCTGAGGCTCGAGGGTGCGGACGAGTCCAGAGCGGTCGGGATCGTCAAACTCCTCTCCGACGAGGACCCGACGACAGCGCTCGTCCCGGAGCACACCGAGCGGTTCGAACGGAGAAATGACAACTGATACTGTCACGACGATCGGCGGCACCCTTGTCCAGCACGGGCGGGTGAGCGACCGCATCTACGTGATGCACCTCTCCCCCCGCGACCTCCCCGGCATCCTGGACGACCTGGACGGGCTCGCACAGAGAGAGCGCTACACAAAGATATTTGCCAAGGTGCCCGCCTCCGCCCTCCCCCTCTTCCTCGCCCGCGGCTACGTCGTCGAGGCGCGGGTTCCCCGGTTCTTCCGGGGCAGGGAAGACGGCTGTTTCGCATCAAAGTTCCTCGACCGGAAACGCCGGCAGGAGTCGGCCGATACCGCCGGGGTTCTCGCGGCCGTCCGTGAGAAGGCCGGCGATGCCCGCCCTGCCGGCCTCCCGCCGGGCTGGAAATACTCCGTGGCAACGGAGGACGACGCCGACGACCTTGCCGCGCTCTACGGTGAGGTCTTTGCGACCTACCCATTCCCCATCGCCGATGCCGGCTACCTGCGGGAGACGATGGCCGGGGACTACCGCTACTTCAGCGTCCGCACCGCCGACGGCAGGCTTGCCGCGGCCTCCTCGGCGGAGATCTACCCCGACGACGAGAACATCGAGATGACCGACTTCGCCGTGCACCCGGACTTCCGGGGCCGAAACCTCTCGGGCTATCTCCTCTCCCGGATGGAGGAGGAGATGTGGGCGGCCGGGATGAAGACCGCCTTCACCATCGCCCGGGCGCTCTCGTA
The genomic region above belongs to Methanoculleus oceani and contains:
- a CDS encoding glycosyltransferase family 2 protein; the protein is MDTPALSVVLPALNEEATIGECIEKIRQVFADLSIDGEIIIADSSDDRTAAIARDLGATVVRPEKRGYGNAYLAGLACARGDYIVIGDADNTYDFLEIPKFLAPLDAGADMVLGSRLRGEIRPGAMPALHRYVGNPLLTRLLNRVFGIRISDAHTGLRAFRREALERLNLKTGGMEFASEMIIEAAKANLRIDEVPITYSARVAPSKLQSFSDGWRHVRFMLLYRPIPFITVPGLLFTIFGFFLMVIFLFRGDVETSFIHSFILGALFFVGGLQALFAGINIAVYSAVQGYGEAGSFISRLMNYHNLEWELLAGILLMAGGGLVGLGILRDWAATGFGPLFQIANAVWALALFLAGMQVVFSGIFTSMMLLKRGEGPD
- the ablB gene encoding putative beta-lysine N-acetyltransferase → MTTDTVTTIGGTLVQHGRVSDRIYVMHLSPRDLPGILDDLDGLAQRERYTKIFAKVPASALPLFLARGYVVEARVPRFFRGREDGCFASKFLDRKRRQESADTAGVLAAVREKAGDARPAGLPPGWKYSVATEDDADDLAALYGEVFATYPFPIADAGYLRETMAGDYRYFSVRTADGRLAAASSAEIYPDDENIEMTDFAVHPDFRGRNLSGYLLSRMEEEMWAAGMKTAFTIARALSYSINITFARAGYAWAGTLVNNTNICGGFESMNVWYRPLAG
- a CDS encoding type II toxin-antitoxin system PemK/MazF family toxin, yielding MKGTIVLIPFPFTDLTATKLRPALVLYEGDRDVVLAFISSKIHAGPASAGVMVTTSHASFLKSGLKVDSVIRLDKIATVLKDLMVGELGELDDDLRAEVNAKLAVLFRL
- the ablA gene encoding lysine 2,3-aminomutase yields the protein MVILSTNQQEIAERIDAGTAAEVWRDWRWQVRHAITDISTFERLLGVSFGEDDRRALEETASRFPLRITPYYLSLIDAKDIWNDPIFMQCFPSPAELQVEPDDLADPLAEDADSPAPCITHRYPDRVLFLVSNVCAMYCRHCTRKRKVGDVDSIPSEAEIVESLDYIRENPGIRDVLLSGGDPFMLPDDYLDWILTELDDIEHVEVVRIGSRIPVVLPYRVTEDLVAMLARHHPLWVNTHFNHPAEITASSEKALARLADAGIPLGNQTVLLAGVNDCPRIMKTLVQKLVRNRVRPYYLYQCDLSEGLAHFRTPVSKGIEIIESLIGHTSGFAVPTYVIDAPGGGGKIPVMPQYLISWATNRVVLRNFEGVITTYREPDSYEPVWCDRKCATCGQYLRLEGADESRAVGIVKLLSDEDPTTALVPEHTERFERRNDN